The following nucleotide sequence is from Thermostaphylospora chromogena.
AACGTCGTGCCGCGCGGGCGGGGCCGGGGCTCGGATCCGGCCGACCCGCTCGCGGACCGCCGGGACGACCGACTTCTGCGACCGCCAGGCGCGCTAGCCGACGGTGACGAGGCCGCTCTCGTAGGCGGCGATGACCAACTGGGCGCGGTCGCGGGCGTGCAGTTTGGCGAGTAGCTGACCGATGTGGGTCTTCACGGTGGCCATGCTGACGACGAGGTGTTCGGCGATCTCACTGTTGGACAGGCCCTGGCCGACGAGTTTGAGCACCTCGCGTTCCCTGGCCGTGATGCCGTCGAGGGAGCGGGACGGCCGTTGCGCGGGCTGCGGCTGGCGGGCGAACTCCTCGATGAGGCGCCGGGTCACGGAGGGGGCGAGCAGAGCCTCGCCCGCGGCGACGAGCCGGATCGCGGAGATCAGGTCACCGGGCGGGGTGTCTTTGAGCAGGAAGCCGCTGGCGCCCGCGCGCAGCGCCGAGAAGATGTAGGCGTCCAGGTCGTAGGTGGTGAGGATCAGCACTTTCACGCCCTCGGTCGCCGGATCCCCGCAGATTCGCTTGGTCGCTTCGATTCCGTCGAGCCCGGGCATCCGGATGTCCATCAGCACGACATCCGGGCGTAGCGTGGTGGCGAGCTCGACGGCCTGAAGTCCGTCCCCGGCCTCGCCGACGACCTCCAGGCCGGGGGTGGCGCCGATCAGCACGGCGAAACTCGCTCTGAGCAGGTGCTGGTCGTCGGCGATCAGCACTCGGATGTCGGTCATGCGGGCATCCCCTCCAGGGGAAGCATGGCATGGACCCGGAAGCCGTGGCCCGGCAGCGGCCCGGCGGTGAACTCGCCGCCGTAGACGGCGACGCGTTCGCGCATGCCGATCAGACCGTGGCCGGGAGGGTGGCCGGTCGGAGCCCGGCGGCCGTCGTCGGTCACTTCGATCTCCAACGCGTCGCCCGTTCTCTCGACCCGCACCACGCAGCGCGCCGGAGCGGCATGCTTGATCACGTTGGTCAGGGACTCCTGCACGATCCGGTAGATCGCGAGCCCGATGGTGGCCGGGACGGTGTCGAGCCCTTCCCCGATTCGCAGATCGACCTGGACTCCGGCGGTGGCCGCGTGGTCGGCGAGTTCGGCCAGCCGGTCGGCGGTGGGCGCCGGCTGCAGCTGCGCTGCGGTCTGCGGATCCTCGTCGACGGCGCGCAGCAGGCCGAGCATGCGCCGCAACTCCCGGGCGGCCTCACGGCTGGTGGCCTCGATGACGGTCAGGGCGGAGCGGGTCTCTTCGGGCCGCTCGTCGGCGACGTGGAGGGCCACGGACGCCTGCACGGTGATCAGGCTCAGACTGTGCGCGACGCCGTCGTGCAGGTCGCGCGCGATGCGTAGCCGCTCGTCGATCAGCACCTGCTGGACGGCCCGGGCCTCGTACTCTCGGCGGGCCCGCACCGCCCGTCCCATCACCCAGACCGCGATGGGGATGACCATCTGGGTGGCGAGCATGGGAAGCGACCTGCCCCAGTCCGGCTGCTGCTCCTGCGCCACCGCGAACAGCACCGCCGCGGAGATCCCGCTCGCGGACAGGACGAGCGCGGCCACCGCGCGGCGGGTCTCCGCCGTCACGGCCACCGGGTAGAGCGCGAAGACGAGGAGAAGGTCGGGCACGAGGGCCGCGTGGGGGTGCACCCAGCCCAGGGCCACCGTCAGCATGCTGGTTCCGGTCACGGCCGCCAGCACCGGGACGGGCCGGCGGCTGCGGACCGCCAACGGCAGTGCCATGAGAGAGCCGACGATGATGCGCAGCGGCTCGCCCTCGTCGTTGGGAGGTATCCTCGCGATGGTGGCGGATACCGAGGCCACCCCCAGAAACGCCGCGATCGCCACATCGGTGAGGACCTGAAACACGGGCCGCATCCGCAACAACAACGGCGGCCGGAGCGCATGAGTCATGCTCGAACGCTAACGGGTGTCCGATCTGATCCGGATTAGGCCACGGTACGAAATTCACAGTCAGAC
It contains:
- a CDS encoding response regulator; the protein is MTDIRVLIADDQHLLRASFAVLIGATPGLEVVGEAGDGLQAVELATTLRPDVVLMDIRMPGLDGIEATKRICGDPATEGVKVLILTTYDLDAYIFSALRAGASGFLLKDTPPGDLISAIRLVAAGEALLAPSVTRRLIEEFARQPQPAQRPSRSLDGITAREREVLKLVGQGLSNSEIAEHLVVSMATVKTHIGQLLAKLHARDRAQLVIAAYESGLVTVG
- a CDS encoding sensor histidine kinase; this encodes MTHALRPPLLLRMRPVFQVLTDVAIAAFLGVASVSATIARIPPNDEGEPLRIIVGSLMALPLAVRSRRPVPVLAAVTGTSMLTVALGWVHPHAALVPDLLLVFALYPVAVTAETRRAVAALVLSASGISAAVLFAVAQEQQPDWGRSLPMLATQMVIPIAVWVMGRAVRARREYEARAVQQVLIDERLRIARDLHDGVAHSLSLITVQASVALHVADERPEETRSALTVIEATSREAARELRRMLGLLRAVDEDPQTAAQLQPAPTADRLAELADHAATAGVQVDLRIGEGLDTVPATIGLAIYRIVQESLTNVIKHAAPARCVVRVERTGDALEIEVTDDGRRAPTGHPPGHGLIGMRERVAVYGGEFTAGPLPGHGFRVHAMLPLEGMPA